Proteins encoded by one window of Sulfurimonas crateris:
- a CDS encoding acyl-ACP--UDP-N- acetylglucosamine O-acyltransferase: MAETKANIHPTVVIEEGAKIAPDVKIGPFSFIGRDVELKAGCTLESNVILKGKLQVDENVKIFSFAVIGCEDSEITIGEKTHVREFAQIGAQESVDEENRKVTIGANSFIMGYVQILSGVELGDFCIVTNAVRLYENVKCDERVIIGGLSTVEANNKIGTGVMIGGASVVASDIPPFMLVEGNKATIKGLNVIGLRRRLENKGDIEEIKTVFKKILGDGADKILAQEIADTNPNEFIQKLASFVASSNIKQRVV, encoded by the coding sequence ATGGCAGAGACAAAAGCAAATATTCACCCAACGGTAGTTATAGAAGAAGGTGCGAAAATAGCCCCTGATGTCAAGATAGGTCCATTTTCCTTCATTGGCAGAGATGTTGAACTAAAAGCAGGATGCACGTTAGAGTCAAATGTCATTTTAAAAGGGAAGCTTCAAGTAGATGAAAATGTAAAGATCTTCAGCTTTGCGGTTATCGGATGTGAAGATTCAGAGATAACTATAGGCGAGAAAACTCATGTGAGAGAGTTTGCTCAAATAGGCGCTCAAGAGAGCGTAGATGAAGAAAACAGAAAAGTAACCATTGGTGCCAACAGTTTCATTATGGGTTATGTACAGATCCTAAGCGGGGTTGAACTTGGTGATTTTTGTATCGTTACAAATGCCGTAAGACTTTATGAGAATGTAAAATGCGACGAGCGCGTTATTATCGGCGGACTTAGCACAGTAGAGGCTAACAACAAGATAGGAACGGGTGTTATGATAGGCGGAGCATCTGTGGTAGCTTCGGACATTCCTCCTTTTATGCTGGTCGAGGGAAACAAAGCCACAATAAAAGGACTAAACGTTATCGGTCTTAGAAGAAGGTTAGAGAACAAAGGCGATATCGAAGAGATAAAAACGGTCTTTAAGAAGATTCTAGGCGACGGAGCAGACAAGATACTGGCTCAAGAGATAGCAGATACCAATCCAAATGAGTTTATACAAAAATTGGCATCTTTTGTGGCTTCTAGTAATATAAAGCAGAGGGTGGTTTAA